The following coding sequences are from one Novosphingobium sp. KACC 22771 window:
- the cysN gene encoding sulfate adenylyltransferase subunit CysN, whose product MTDTTHPEPVYVVDSLIAEDIDAYLDTHQHKTMLRFITCGSVDDGKSTLIGRLLYDSKMIFEDQLAALEADSKKVGTQGQGIDFALLVDGLAAEREQGITIDVAYRFFNTEKRKFIVADTPGHEQYTRNMVTGASTADLAVILIDARKGVLTQTRRHSFLAHLIGIRNIVLAVNKMDLVDYSQSRFDEIVADYRAFASSIGIESFVALPISGYMGDNITTLSANTPWYAAPAYFGRSLVDHLETVEVDTTRDLAKPFRMPVQWVNRPNLDFRGFAGLIASGSVKPGDAIRVLPSGKTSTVTRIVTLDGDLPEAVAGQSVTLTFADEIDCSRGDVIALADNPPQVADQFEASVVWMADSALIPGRAYWLKIGTQMVSATVQAPKYTINVNTMEHCAAKTLELNAIGVAEITTDRPITFEPYADNRALGGFILIDKIGNSTVAAGMLHFSLRRAQNVHWQALDVTREARAEIKNQRPGVLWFTGLSGSGKSTIANLVEKKLHALGKHTFLLDGDNVRHGLNKDLGFTEADRIENIRRVGEVARLMTDAGLIVLTAFISPFRAERDLARSLTPEGEFFEVFIDTPLDVAEARDVKGLYKKARSGALKNFTGIDSPYEAPENPEIRIDTTKITPADAAEMIVAKLLGDYWMPEI is encoded by the coding sequence ATGACCGATACCACCCATCCGGAACCGGTTTACGTCGTCGACTCGCTGATTGCCGAGGACATCGACGCCTATCTCGACACGCATCAGCACAAGACGATGCTGCGCTTCATCACCTGCGGGTCGGTGGACGATGGCAAGAGCACGCTGATCGGGCGGTTGCTTTATGATTCGAAGATGATCTTTGAGGATCAGCTTGCCGCGTTGGAGGCCGATTCCAAGAAGGTCGGCACGCAGGGTCAGGGGATCGACTTCGCCCTGCTGGTCGATGGTCTGGCCGCAGAGCGCGAACAGGGTATCACGATTGACGTCGCCTATCGCTTCTTCAACACCGAAAAGCGCAAGTTCATCGTGGCGGACACGCCCGGCCATGAACAGTACACCCGCAACATGGTGACGGGCGCCTCGACGGCCGACCTTGCCGTGATCCTGATCGACGCGCGCAAGGGTGTGCTGACACAGACCCGCCGCCACTCGTTCCTTGCGCATCTGATCGGCATTCGGAATATCGTGCTGGCGGTCAACAAGATGGATCTGGTCGATTACAGCCAGAGCCGCTTTGACGAGATCGTCGCCGATTACCGCGCCTTTGCCTCCAGCATCGGCATCGAGTCCTTCGTCGCCCTGCCGATTTCGGGCTATATGGGCGACAATATCACCACCCTGTCGGCCAACACGCCCTGGTATGCCGCCCCGGCCTATTTCGGGCGCAGCCTTGTCGATCATCTCGAAACGGTCGAGGTCGACACCACGCGCGATCTGGCCAAGCCCTTCCGCATGCCGGTGCAGTGGGTCAACCGCCCCAACCTCGATTTCCGCGGCTTTGCGGGCCTCATCGCCAGCGGCAGCGTGAAACCGGGTGATGCCATCCGCGTGCTGCCCAGCGGCAAGACCAGCACTGTGACGCGCATCGTCACGCTGGACGGCGACCTTCCCGAAGCGGTCGCGGGCCAGTCGGTCACGCTGACCTTTGCCGATGAAATCGACTGTTCGCGCGGCGATGTCATCGCCTTGGCCGACAATCCGCCGCAGGTGGCCGATCAGTTCGAGGCCAGCGTGGTGTGGATGGCCGACAGCGCCCTTATTCCGGGCCGCGCCTATTGGCTCAAGATCGGTACCCAGATGGTTTCGGCCACGGTACAGGCGCCCAAATACACGATCAACGTCAACACGATGGAGCATTGCGCGGCGAAAACGCTCGAGCTGAACGCCATCGGCGTGGCCGAAATCACCACCGACCGCCCGATCACGTTCGAGCCCTATGCCGACAATCGCGCGCTGGGTGGCTTCATTCTGATCGACAAGATCGGCAACAGCACGGTGGCGGCAGGCATGCTGCATTTCAGCCTGCGCCGCGCCCAGAACGTGCATTGGCAGGCGCTGGACGTCACCCGCGAGGCCCGCGCCGAGATCAAGAACCAGCGCCCCGGCGTGCTGTGGTTCACCGGCCTGTCGGGTTCGGGCAAATCGACCATCGCCAATCTGGTCGAAAAGAAGCTCCATGCTTTGGGCAAGCACACGTTCCTGCTGGATGGCGACAATGTGCGCCACGGTTTGAACAAGGATCTGGGCTTTACCGAGGCCGACCGCATCGAAAACATCCGCCGCGTGGGCGAGGTGGCACGCCTGATGACGGATGCTGGCCTGATCGTGCTGACCGCCTTTATCAGTCCCTTCCGCGCCGAACGCGATCTGGCGCGCAGCCTGACGCCGGAGGGCGAATTCTTCGAGGTCTTCATCGACACGCCGCTGGATGTGGCTGAGGCGCGCGATGTGAAGGGTCTCTACAAAAAGGCCCGCTCGGGCGCTCTCAAGAACTTCACCGGGATCGACAGCCCCTATGAAGCCCCCGAAAACCCCGAAATCCGCATCGACACGACGAAGATCACCCCGGCCGATGCCGCCGAAATGATCGTCGCAAAATTGCTCGGTGATTACTGGATGCCGGAAATCTGA
- a CDS encoding DUF2061 domain-containing protein has translation MLLFNGHESHSRSLIKGISWRVLGSIDTFILSWLFSGHAKTAAAIASTEVITKVALYYFHERVWSSIHWGAQRAAPNDPAAEI, from the coding sequence ATGTTGCTCTTCAATGGCCATGAATCCCATAGCCGCTCGCTGATCAAGGGCATCAGCTGGCGCGTGCTGGGCAGCATCGATACGTTCATTCTCAGCTGGCTGTTTTCGGGCCATGCCAAGACGGCGGCCGCCATCGCCAGCACCGAAGTCATCACCAAGGTCGCGCTCTATTACTTCCACGAGCGCGTGTGGAGCTCGATCCACTGGGGCGCCCAGCGCGCCGCCCCCAACGACCCGGCCGCAGAGATTTAA
- a CDS encoding 3'(2'),5'-bisphosphate nucleotidase CysQ: protein MDDADLAAKLAHVAGQLLITVRESGLVTGKDLGKAGDATANQFLVHALRQQRAQDGLLSEEEKDNFERLDQSRVWIVDPVDGTREYGEARADWAVHVGLAVDGVPVLGAVALPGADAVYRSDAPVAIPPAPEVLRVVVSRTRPAAEAVFVAGQLGAELVPMGSAGAKAMAVIRGEADIYLHSGGQYEWDSCAPVAVALAHGLHCSRIDGSPLVYNQRDTYLPDLLICRPEHAARVLAEVARFQAEG from the coding sequence ATGGACGATGCCGATCTGGCCGCCAAGCTGGCCCATGTTGCCGGACAATTGCTGATTACGGTGCGCGAAAGCGGGCTGGTGACGGGCAAGGATCTGGGCAAGGCGGGCGATGCCACGGCCAACCAGTTCCTCGTCCACGCCCTGCGCCAACAGCGCGCGCAGGATGGTCTGCTCTCCGAGGAGGAGAAGGACAATTTCGAGCGGCTGGATCAATCGCGCGTGTGGATCGTCGATCCGGTGGACGGCACGCGTGAATATGGTGAGGCGCGGGCCGATTGGGCGGTGCATGTGGGTCTGGCGGTCGATGGTGTGCCGGTGCTGGGCGCGGTGGCGCTGCCCGGCGCGGATGCCGTCTATCGCAGCGATGCGCCCGTCGCCATCCCCCCCGCGCCCGAGGTCTTGCGCGTGGTGGTCAGCCGCACCCGCCCCGCCGCCGAGGCGGTGTTCGTGGCGGGCCAGTTGGGCGCTGAATTGGTCCCCATGGGCAGCGCGGGCGCCAAGGCCATGGCCGTGATTCGCGGCGAGGCCGACATATACCTGCACTCGGGCGGGCAATATGAATGGGATAGCTGCGCGCCGGTGGCGGTCGCTCTGGCCCATGGCCTGCATTGCAGCCGGATCGACGGATCGCCGCTGGTCTATAATCAGCGCGACACCTATCTGCCCGACCTGCTGATCTGCCGCCCCGAACATGCGGCGCGGGTTTTGGCCGAAGTGGCCCGGTTTCAAGCTGAGGGCTGA
- a CDS encoding helix-turn-helix transcriptional regulator, translating to MLDEEHRNLLGAFVRARRESIAPDTPAMPERRRRRTPGLRREELAERAGISVTWVTWIEQGRPVRASAPTLARLAEGLSLTGAERAYLFTLAGREDPRDPFLPATQAPAAIAAMVEALPWPAYGLDPAWSVCCANAGARDLFVGLFDAEPANLLRYIFTHPTARALLPDWHERCHRVLAEFRRDYGRVLGDPRVAAMVEALEAQSDDFRAAWARQKVLGREGGTRRFQHPVHGPLCFTQHTLAEVERGDFRLVVLQPSA from the coding sequence ATGCTGGATGAAGAACATCGCAATCTGCTGGGCGCCTTTGTCCGCGCGCGCCGCGAAAGCATCGCGCCCGATACGCCGGCCATGCCTGAACGTCGGCGCCGCCGCACGCCGGGCCTGCGCCGCGAGGAATTGGCCGAACGCGCCGGGATCAGCGTGACCTGGGTGACATGGATCGAGCAGGGCCGCCCCGTGCGGGCCTCGGCGCCAACCTTGGCGCGTCTGGCCGAAGGGCTGAGCCTGACCGGGGCGGAGCGGGCCTATCTCTTCACGCTGGCCGGGCGCGAGGATCCGCGCGACCCGTTCCTCCCCGCCACGCAGGCCCCCGCTGCGATTGCCGCCATGGTCGAGGCGCTGCCATGGCCCGCCTATGGGTTAGACCCGGCGTGGAGCGTGTGCTGCGCCAATGCGGGGGCGCGGGATCTGTTCGTGGGCTTGTTTGACGCGGAACCGGCCAATCTGCTGCGCTATATCTTCACCCACCCCACGGCCCGCGCCCTGCTGCCCGATTGGCACGAGCGGTGCCACCGGGTGCTGGCCGAGTTTCGGCGCGATTACGGGCGGGTGCTGGGCGATCCGCGCGTGGCGGCGATGGTGGAGGCGCTGGAGGCCCAGAGCGATGATTTCCGCGCGGCATGGGCGCGGCAAAAGGTGCTGGGGCGCGAGGGCGGCACGCGGCGCTTTCAGCATCCCGTGCATGGTCCGCTATGCTTTACCCAGCACACTTTGGCCGAGGTCGAGCGCGGCGATTTCCGGCTGGTGGTGCTTCAGCCCTCAGCTTGA
- a CDS encoding class I SAM-dependent methyltransferase, which yields MTTAHDTLVQHQFGPTAQDYVSSPTHAQGADLIHIAAMAAQARPVHALDLGCGGGHVAYAMAPHAARITACDLSADMLAAVDAESARRGFAHIATVRAAAEALPFADGAFDFLACRFSAHHWRDVPRGLAEARRVLRPGGMAVFADVIAPPLAAADTHLQAIEVLRDPSHGRNYSAREWAAMLAEAGFAVTDQQQGRLRMEFAAWTARMRTPAPAMEAIRHIQSRASQEVADHFEIEGDGSYTLDTITLTVA from the coding sequence ATGACCACCGCCCACGACACTTTGGTCCAGCACCAGTTCGGCCCCACCGCGCAGGACTATGTTTCCAGCCCCACCCATGCGCAGGGCGCAGACCTGATCCATATCGCCGCCATGGCCGCGCAGGCGCGCCCGGTGCACGCGCTCGATCTGGGCTGCGGCGGGGGACATGTCGCCTATGCGATGGCGCCCCATGCCGCGCGCATCACCGCCTGCGACCTGTCCGCCGACATGCTGGCTGCGGTGGATGCCGAGAGCGCCCGGCGCGGCTTCGCCCATATTGCCACCGTTCGCGCCGCCGCCGAAGCGCTGCCCTTCGCCGATGGCGCTTTCGACTTCCTCGCCTGCCGCTTTTCCGCCCATCACTGGCGCGATGTGCCGCGCGGTCTGGCCGAGGCGCGGCGCGTGTTGCGGCCGGGCGGCATGGCGGTGTTTGCCGATGTGATCGCCCCGCCGCTGGCCGCCGCCGACACCCATCTGCAGGCCATCGAAGTGCTGCGCGATCCCTCGCACGGGCGCAATTACAGCGCGCGCGAATGGGCCGCGATGCTGGCCGAGGCGGGCTTTGCCGTGACGGATCAGCAGCAGGGCCGCCTGCGCATGGAATTTGCCGCATGGACCGCGCGGATGCGCACGCCCGCGCCTGCGATGGAGGCGATTCGCCATATCCAGTCCCGCGCCAGTCAGGAGGTGGCCGATCATTTCGAAATCGAGGGGGACGGGTCCTATACGCTGGACACCATCACGCTGACGGTGGCCTAA
- a CDS encoding Ppx/GppA phosphatase family protein codes for MADETPPDTPAKVQRRGEKARRRARKSRAAAPRKDQRVDVTGGKPEGTAVPAEQSNSGAAAPPTSRRGARRRRGAKARERGAAAKSAQAKSTQPKSTQAKSTQAKSSAKAPVKSAEASAPRPPAYLQAPFGQSYAAIDLGTNNCRLLIARPAGDSFVVVDAFSRVVRLGEGLAQTGRLSDAAMERAMGALRICADKLRRRGVALARSVATEACRRATNGPEFIERVRRETGIALDIISAREEARLAVLGCHILIEPGPGPALVFDIGGGSTELVLIEHQDDAEVPLIRDFVSIPYGVVSLTESCRAEIDSPQDRAERYAEMRALVDDGFAAFAARIAPLRAGLADDHLVHDGGPLRLLGTSGTVTTLASVHLDLPHYDRSAVDGCIVPAASMRAISRRLSSLSVAGRREVACIGRERADLVVAGCAILESILDLWPAARLGVADRGIREGILRSLIGITHNKGGAA; via the coding sequence ATGGCGGACGAAACTCCGCCGGACACGCCAGCAAAGGTCCAAAGGCGCGGGGAAAAGGCAAGGCGCCGGGCACGCAAGAGTCGCGCTGCCGCTCCTCGCAAGGACCAGAGAGTAGACGTAACCGGCGGCAAGCCCGAAGGCACAGCCGTGCCTGCGGAGCAGAGCAATTCCGGGGCGGCGGCGCCCCCCACTTCGCGGCGCGGCGCAAGGCGCAGGCGCGGGGCAAAGGCGCGCGAACGCGGCGCGGCGGCCAAATCGGCACAGGCGAAATCGACGCAGCCCAAATCGACACAGGCCAAATCGACACAGGCCAAATCCAGCGCCAAGGCACCCGTCAAATCGGCCGAGGCATCCGCCCCCCGTCCCCCGGCCTATCTGCAGGCCCCCTTTGGCCAATCCTATGCGGCGATCGACCTGGGCACCAACAATTGCCGCCTGTTGATCGCGCGGCCTGCGGGCGACAGTTTCGTGGTGGTCGATGCCTTCAGCCGGGTTGTGCGCCTTGGCGAAGGATTGGCCCAGACGGGGCGGCTGTCGGATGCGGCGATGGAGCGGGCGATGGGCGCGCTGCGGATTTGCGCCGACAAATTGCGCCGCCGGGGTGTGGCCTTGGCCCGATCGGTGGCCACAGAGGCGTGTCGGCGCGCCACCAACGGGCCGGAATTTATCGAACGCGTGCGCCGCGAAACCGGCATCGCGCTCGACATCATCTCGGCGCGCGAGGAAGCGCGGCTTGCGGTGCTGGGCTGCCACATCCTGATCGAGCCCGGCCCCGGCCCTGCGCTGGTGTTCGACATTGGCGGCGGCTCGACCGAGTTGGTGCTGATCGAGCATCAGGACGATGCCGAGGTGCCGCTGATCCGCGATTTCGTGTCGATCCCCTATGGTGTGGTCTCGCTCACGGAAAGCTGCCGGGCCGAGATCGATTCGCCTCAGGACCGCGCCGAGCGCTATGCCGAGATGCGCGCCCTGGTCGATGATGGCTTTGCCGCCTTTGCCGCGCGCATCGCCCCCTTGCGCGCAGGGCTGGCGGACGACCACCTCGTCCACGATGGCGGCCCCCTGCGCCTGCTGGGCACCAGCGGGACGGTGACGACACTGGCCAGCGTCCATCTCGACCTGCCCCATTACGACCGCAGCGCAGTGGACGGCTGCATCGTGCCCGCCGCCAGCATGCGCGCGATCAGTCGGCGCCTCTCCAGCCTGAGCGTAGCAGGGCGGCGCGAGGTGGCCTGCATCGGCCGCGAGCGGGCCGATCTGGTGGTGGCGGGTTGCGCTATCCTCGAATCGATTCTCGATCTATGGCCGGCGGCGCGCCTCGGCGTGGCCGACCGCGGCATCCGTGAAGGCATTCTGCGCAGCCTGATCGGCATCACACACAATAAAGGAGGCGCGGCATGA
- a CDS encoding RlmE family RNA methyltransferase, giving the protein MSRSGRDPGTRLKNTKGRTASQARWLQRQLNDPYVKKAKADGYRSRAAYKLIELDDKFGLVKGSRRVVDLGVAPGGWTQVVRQRAPQAGVVGIDLLPTDPIEGAILFEMDFMADEAPDALMEALGGRPDLVISDMAANTVGHKQTDHLRTMGLVETAVDFAVHNLSKGGAFVAKVFAGGTDPGLLNILKRHFTTVKHAKPPASRKDSSEWYVIAQGFKGTVEELEAGKEEG; this is encoded by the coding sequence ATGAGCCGTTCCGGCCGCGATCCCGGCACTCGACTGAAAAACACCAAGGGGCGCACCGCCTCGCAGGCCCGCTGGCTGCAGCGGCAGTTGAACGACCCCTATGTGAAGAAAGCCAAGGCGGACGGCTATCGCAGCCGGGCGGCCTATAAGCTGATCGAACTGGACGATAAATTCGGCCTGGTGAAGGGCTCGCGGCGGGTGGTCGACCTTGGCGTCGCGCCCGGTGGCTGGACGCAGGTGGTGCGCCAGCGCGCGCCGCAGGCGGGCGTGGTCGGCATCGACCTGCTGCCCACCGACCCGATCGAGGGCGCGATCCTGTTCGAAATGGACTTCATGGCCGACGAGGCCCCCGATGCGCTGATGGAGGCGCTGGGCGGGCGGCCCGATCTGGTGATTTCCGACATGGCCGCCAATACCGTGGGCCACAAACAGACCGACCACCTGCGCACGATGGGCCTTGTGGAAACGGCTGTGGACTTTGCTGTGCATAACCTGTCGAAAGGCGGTGCATTCGTGGCGAAAGTCTTTGCGGGCGGGACCGATCCGGGGCTTTTGAACATCCTCAAGCGCCATTTCACCACCGTCAAGCACGCCAAGCCGCCCGCGAGCCGGAAGGATTCGTCGGAGTGGTATGTGATTGCTCAGGGGTTCAAGGGGACGGTTGAGGAATTGGAGGCCGGCAAGGAAGAAGGGTGA
- a CDS encoding siderophore-interacting protein has product MTRHQITRLRHEIRRRTLTVQTIESLGPNMRRITFSCDDLQDFNSASPDDHIKLFFAAPGEEKPLMRDYTPRRFDTKAGVLVIDFAIHDAGPATQWAIDAKPGDTLPIGGPRGSAVVPDDFDWYLLIGDETALPSIGRRTEELRSGVPVITAVVVEGAESEQVFATKSAWQGLWAHRGGGQNGSAQSGGKEDAARLIAALGGVDLPSGDGFVFIAGETEMARALKAYVVDTLGHPREWVKAAGYWTRGVADSHGGIED; this is encoded by the coding sequence ATGACACGCCACCAGATCACCCGCCTCCGCCACGAAATCCGCCGCCGCACATTGACCGTCCAGACCATCGAGTCGCTCGGTCCCAACATGCGCCGCATCACCTTTTCCTGCGACGATTTGCAGGATTTCAACAGCGCCTCGCCCGATGACCATATCAAGCTGTTCTTTGCCGCGCCGGGCGAGGAAAAGCCGCTGATGCGCGATTATACCCCCCGCCGCTTTGATACCAAGGCAGGCGTGCTGGTTATCGATTTTGCCATCCATGACGCCGGCCCCGCCACGCAATGGGCCATCGACGCCAAGCCTGGCGACACGCTGCCCATCGGCGGGCCGCGCGGGTCGGCGGTCGTACCCGACGATTTCGACTGGTATCTGCTGATCGGCGATGAAACCGCGCTCCCCTCCATCGGCCGCCGCACCGAAGAACTGCGCAGCGGCGTTCCCGTCATCACCGCCGTCGTGGTCGAAGGGGCCGAAAGCGAGCAGGTGTTTGCCACGAAATCCGCATGGCAGGGCCTCTGGGCCCATCGTGGCGGTGGGCAAAACGGGAGCGCGCAGAGCGGGGGCAAGGAAGACGCCGCCCGCCTGATCGCGGCCCTTGGCGGGGTCGATCTGCCCTCAGGTGACGGCTTCGTGTTCATCGCGGGCGAAACCGAAATGGCGCGGGCGCTCAAGGCCTATGTCGTCGATACGCTGGGCCATCCGCGGGAGTGGGTGAAGGCCGCCGGTTACTGGACGCGCGGGGTGGCCGACAGCCATGGGGGGATTGAGGATTAA
- the thrS gene encoding threonine--tRNA ligase, with protein MSTMLKITLPDGSVREMAPGSTPADVAAAIGPGLAKAAIAARIDGELVDLTRTFTGDAALALVTGKDEKDALELARHDFAHVLAEAVQALFPGTQITFGPATDDGFYYDFAPAERPFTDEDLPLIEAEMRKIIAANKPLRREVWSREQLISRWKQQGESFKAEWAAELPEDEELTVYWSGDDWLDMCKGPHLPSTGKLDPAAFKLTRVSGAYWRGDQKNAMLSRIYGTGWLNKKQLDAHLLRLEEAAKRDHRKLGAEMDLFHLQSEAHGSVFWHPKGYLIWRELEAYMRRAIDGTGYQEVKTPQVMDAKQWEQSGHWGKYRENMFVIPDEAPNTEDDGPIVSKDADWMALKPMNCPAHVLIFRQGIKSYRELPLRLAEMGCCHRNEPHGALHGIMRVRQFTQDDGHIFCREDQIVEEVRAFCELADRVYKDFGFTYSIKLALRPEKRFGSEEMWDLAETELRDAVVNAGLATEEYGWEELPGEGAFYAPKLEWHLTDAIGRTWQCGTIQSDRVLPERLDAAYIAEDGEKHRPVMLHRAILGSYERFIGILIEHFAGKLPVWLAPVQAVVATIVSDADGYAQDAVAQLRAAGIRVESDLRNEKINYKVREHSLKKVPYLLVVGKREAEEGTVAVRILGEQQQKFMPLSEAIAMLKGEATPPDLR; from the coding sequence ATGTCGACCATGCTCAAGATCACCCTTCCCGATGGCTCTGTGCGCGAGATGGCGCCGGGCTCGACCCCTGCGGATGTTGCCGCCGCGATTGGCCCTGGCCTGGCCAAGGCCGCGATTGCCGCGCGCATCGATGGCGAACTGGTCGATCTCACCCGAACTTTCACGGGCGATGCGGCGTTGGCGCTGGTGACGGGCAAGGATGAAAAGGACGCGCTGGAACTGGCGCGGCATGATTTCGCCCACGTTCTGGCCGAGGCGGTGCAGGCGCTGTTTCCCGGCACGCAGATCACCTTTGGTCCGGCCACGGACGATGGCTTCTATTACGATTTCGCGCCTGCGGAGCGTCCTTTCACCGATGAAGACCTGCCGCTGATCGAGGCGGAGATGCGCAAGATCATCGCCGCCAACAAGCCGCTGCGCCGCGAGGTGTGGAGCCGCGAACAACTGATTTCGCGCTGGAAGCAGCAGGGCGAGAGCTTCAAGGCCGAATGGGCCGCCGAATTGCCCGAGGATGAGGAACTGACGGTTTACTGGTCGGGCGATGACTGGCTGGACATGTGCAAGGGGCCGCATTTGCCCTCGACCGGCAAGCTGGACCCCGCGGCTTTCAAGCTGACCCGTGTGTCGGGCGCCTATTGGCGCGGTGACCAGAAGAACGCGATGTTGTCGCGCATCTATGGCACGGGCTGGCTCAACAAGAAGCAGCTCGACGCGCATCTGCTGCGTTTGGAAGAGGCCGCCAAGCGCGACCACCGCAAGCTTGGCGCGGAAATGGACCTGTTCCACCTGCAATCCGAAGCGCATGGCAGCGTGTTCTGGCATCCCAAGGGCTATCTCATCTGGCGCGAGCTGGAAGCCTATATGCGCCGCGCCATTGACGGCACCGGCTATCAGGAGGTCAAGACCCCGCAGGTGATGGATGCCAAGCAGTGGGAGCAATCGGGCCACTGGGGCAAATATCGCGAAAACATGTTCGTCATCCCCGACGAGGCGCCCAACACCGAGGACGATGGCCCCATCGTCTCGAAGGACGCCGACTGGATGGCCTTGAAGCCGATGAACTGCCCGGCGCATGTGCTGATCTTCCGTCAGGGCATCAAGTCGTATCGCGAATTGCCGCTGCGTCTGGCCGAAATGGGCTGTTGCCACCGCAACGAGCCGCATGGCGCGCTGCACGGCATCATGCGCGTGCGCCAGTTCACGCAGGATGACGGCCATATCTTCTGCCGCGAGGATCAGATCGTGGAAGAGGTTCGCGCCTTCTGCGAACTGGCCGACCGGGTGTACAAGGACTTCGGCTTTACCTATTCGATCAAGCTGGCGCTGCGCCCGGAAAAGCGTTTCGGCAGCGAGGAAATGTGGGATCTGGCCGAGACCGAACTGCGCGATGCGGTGGTCAATGCGGGTCTTGCCACGGAAGAATATGGCTGGGAAGAGCTGCCGGGCGAGGGGGCTTTCTATGCGCCCAAGCTGGAATGGCATCTGACCGACGCCATCGGGCGCACGTGGCAGTGCGGCACGATCCAGTCGGACCGCGTGCTGCCTGAGCGACTCGACGCCGCCTATATTGCCGAGGATGGCGAAAAGCATCGTCCGGTCATGCTGCACCGCGCGATCCTTGGTTCGTATGAGCGTTTCATCGGCATCCTGATCGAGCATTTCGCGGGCAAGCTGCCGGTGTGGCTGGCCCCGGTTCAGGCGGTGGTGGCCACCATCGTGTCGGACGCCGATGGCTATGCGCAGGACGCTGTGGCCCAATTGCGCGCGGCGGGTATTCGCGTGGAAAGCGATCTGCGCAACGAGAAGATCAACTACAAGGTGCGCGAGCATTCCTTGAAAAAGGTGCCTTATCTGTTGGTTGTCGGCAAGCGCGAGGCCGAGGAAGGCACCGTGGCGGTCCGCATCCTGGGCGAGCAGCAGCAGAAGTTCATGCCGCTCTCCGAGGCGATTGCCATGCTGAAAGGTGAGGCGACGCCGCCCGATCTGCGCTGA
- a CDS encoding alpha/beta fold hydrolase has translation MTQTHMMPDGRAIAYRHIAGTIAGTGPTIVFLPGYMSDMAGGKASAVFDWAAAGGRACLLLDYSGCGQSAGNFADGTLSRWRDEVIALIEAYVAGPVVLVGSSMGGWLMLLIARAMPGRIAGLVGIAAAPDFTEWGYDSAQKAQLAAGQTVLEPNPYGPEPTPTHAAFWADGQAQLQLDAPIPLDAPVRLLHGIEDADVPPAIGHRLMGALRSGDVQLTLVKGGDHRLSRDEDIALLLRTLASLAD, from the coding sequence ATGACGCAAACCCATATGATGCCCGATGGCCGCGCCATCGCCTATCGCCATATTGCCGGAACCATTGCCGGAACGGGGCCGACCATCGTCTTCCTGCCCGGCTATATGTCCGACATGGCGGGCGGCAAGGCCAGCGCGGTGTTTGACTGGGCGGCGGCGGGGGGGCGGGCCTGCCTGTTGCTGGACTATTCGGGATGCGGGCAATCGGCGGGGAATTTTGCCGATGGCACGCTCTCGCGCTGGCGCGACGAGGTGATCGCGCTGATCGAGGCCTATGTCGCCGGGCCTGTCGTGCTGGTGGGGTCGAGCATGGGCGGGTGGCTGATGCTTCTCATCGCCCGCGCGATGCCGGGGCGAATCGCCGGACTGGTGGGCATCGCCGCCGCCCCCGATTTTACCGAGTGGGGCTATGACAGCGCGCAAAAGGCGCAATTGGCCGCCGGGCAAACCGTGCTCGAACCCAACCCCTATGGCCCCGAGCCGACGCCGACCCATGCCGCCTTCTGGGCCGATGGGCAGGCGCAATTGCAGCTCGACGCCCCGATTCCCCTCGACGCCCCGGTCCGCCTGCTACACGGGATCGAGGACGCCGATGTTCCGCCCGCCATCGGCCATCGCCTGATGGGCGCGCTGCGTTCGGGCGATGTTCAGCTCACCCTTGTCAAAGGCGGCGATCATCGTCTCAGCCGGGATGAGGACATCGCCCTGCTGCTGCGTACCCTTGCTTCACTTGCAGATTGA